The stretch of DNA TCCTGAACCATGCACGGAGGTGCACGTGAATTTCTTGcaacaaatctgagttttttatatacttcGAACTTCTCTATTATTTTAGTTTCAACTTCTTAGTCATATTCTTAGAAAGGAAATatgtttttaaataagcatcaaacatttttttgtaaattgaacttcatagttttatttttcttagaaaCGGTAATAATTTGAGTTTCCCGTATACATCGAACTACTTctctattttaatttgaacttcatcaTTTTTATTCTTTAGAAACGGTAAAAAAATTGTTTATATTTTTATAGCTTTGTACAAAAGTAATATTCTTCTTTGGGGCGTAAACACGAACACTTGTGGTGCACACGAGCTGGCTAAAAACTATGAATCTATCTTCATTTTGTGTGTGCACAACACACATGTGCATTGGTTTATGCATGCACACCACACGCACACACCACTAGTACAATGCAGGCACTCACCACTAGCACATAGACATAAAAGAACTATAAGCAGCCACACATTTTTAAATGAAAATATAATACGTAATAAAAGAACTAccaagttcatgtactacatggtgtgtgtttttTGCGCCTGCATATACAGTTGAACTTCAGACATGAAAATCACTTAGAGAATAGGAATCGATGATATGATCTGGATACTATACAACTACAGGGAACAACATTGACCAATCCACCAGAACATGCATGTGTAGATTTTAGCACTACAAACCACTATACTAATCCCTCCTTGCATCGGCTACAATCGACTTGGCTTCCATCGGGGTGTCGTCAGGGTTGACAACTCACTATCCTTGGCTCCTTGCCGTCGAGGTTGGTAGTCGCAGACAAGGTGGCCAATGCACTCAACCACTGCCGGACCGTGCATGCGGAATTTTCTGACAACTTTCCaaattttcaaaactgctcccgccCCCGTGCCCTACAAAGAGTATTTTTGTTCCAAATTTGTAATGGATTGACAAAATTATTTTAAAACATGAGGCACAACATCTTTTTTGTGTTTTTTGAACATGTAAACACACTCTGGACCTTTctaacaagaatttttgaacttccgagggaagagcacttgaacttctagcaagaaAAAATTTAGACTTCgcctttttacttttttttctagtATGAAACACACatcatgtagtacatgaacttctggctattatcaatttgaacttctctctgtttCGCTTTAGTAATATacaaaatctgagttttttataaacATCGAACTGCTCTAACTTTTTTATTCTCATCTAAAACGCATtatgtgtagtagttgaacttcccgttgttttcactttgaacttctaccatgttttttcatAATTTCTCATCCATTCATTGGAGTTACACAAATTATATACCTTTTTGAAACCTGTTGAAAATTCACATTTTTTCCAATACGGTTAAACTGTTGTTTTGGACAACATACAACAATTTATTTTAACCGTTTATTTTGGAATAGAGCATACGATATACCCTTTTTTGGAAGTTGTTGAATGACAGAATTTTTTTCATGCATAACATTTTGTTTCAAAATTATAGTGGTTTGTGAGAATTATTTTAGAACACCAAAAAACATTTTTTGTGTTATTGATCATGTAAATACATGGTGAATGTCTCTCACAAAAACTTTTAAACTTTCCCGGACCGAGCACTTGAAGTTGTAGCAACAAATTTTTTAGACTTAGCCTTTTTATTCTACTTTTTCAtatgaaacacacaccatgtagtacgtggacTTCCAGTTGTTATAACTTTGCACTGCTCTCTAGATTGAGAGAACTATTTTAAAACAAAACACCATATTTTTATGTGTTTTGAACATCTAAATACCAGGTGAACCTCTCTTTATGTGATTTGAACAtctaaatacaaggtgaacctctctcacaagaatttttgaactttccctGGATGGGACTTGAACTTCTAGGAACATTTTTCCGTTTAAGAGTTGTTTTTAAAATTGCcaaaaatggcgttgtgttttttgttttttgaacatgtaaatcctaggttttaataaactctgaaCGTCTATGTTATTTTAATTCGAACTTTGCATTTCTTTATTTTGAGTAAAGAGTTGTTTTTGATTTTCAAATAAAGATAAAATTTGACTATTTTTTCAATTTAAACATCTTGGTTTATTCCTTTTAACGGGAAATTTCGAGTTCTGTAATCAACATTGAATCACTCCTTCTTTTactttgaacttctaggttttttaGAATGGGGAGAATTCGATGTTTATAAGCAATCAAGATTATACTACTCACCACatgttttatttttaaatttcattctttactttaattatgtcaacttgtCCTTAGATCCTCAACCCGTTTATTATCCTCTATTGTTTTTATTTCAACTACTTTAGTGTTATTTAAGAAACATAAATTTtcattttgaaaaaataaataatgtGCTGCTTTTTTATTTAAATTTTAACGTCTTACTTTTATTTTCCAAGAAACAAGAATCTAAGTTTTTTATAGACATCAAACTGCTCCATTTtattaatttggacttcttggttttttATAGTAACGAGGAAAATATAGTATTTTTTAAAATATCGAACTGCTCCATCttctaatttggacttcttggttttattttcaATTAGTGCAAAACAATCCAAGTTTTGTAATAAATAAAAAAACATCGAACCACTCCGTTATTTAAATTTGACCTTCTAGGTTTTTTAGAAATAGGGGAAATCCTTTTTTTATAACTTCAAATCAAAAACAGGAAAAATCTTTTTTAGAAACAATGGAGATCATGGGAGTTGAACGACATGGGTTCGCATCGTTGAACAGCTGAGTTCGCAATTTTGAACTTCAAGAAAAATAATCATTTCCTCAACTTGTTGCAAACGGGGGATATCTGGACGAACGTGAAGTCAATATTTTCATATGATAAATACGAAAGCAATCGAACAAGAAAAAGAAATACTTTCAAATATTCTCTCAGCTTGTTGCCATACGAACATTTCATTAATATAAAAGAACTCATATTGTATCTCTCTTTTGTTCTCACCATAAGCTGAAAGAAAAAAAGGTAGAAATACACATTTTTGGACGGTTGGTGCTCCCTCAGTTCAATTTTGCACCAAATTGCAACGCACCAGGGCGGCGAAGCTTCCTGGTAGGTGTTTGCAGCCTACATGAGTTGAGGAGCACTCATCTGTTTATTAGCATCAGAAACATGTGATAGCCATGAGAGGGGTAACCAACTAATCTACCAACAATTCCATGTCACTTCCAAATGCTACGATGAGCAACCACACAAGTTCGCCAGCAAGCAATTAAACTGAATTCACCTGGGGCCATGGAGATGGAGATGTTGGCGAGGATGTGGAACTTTGTCGGTGCAATCCTACACCTCCAGGAAGAGATTGTAGACCTTGGCGATGACCGAAGACATGTCAGGCGCCGCATGGTCATTGGTCATGTACTACAGCGCCAGTGTCATGAGCGCCTCCGCTGGTGTCAACAAGGAAGGAATCCCTGAAGCAGGCTCTTGCACGGAAACCAGCTCCAGCAGCAATACACTGAGCTGCAAAAATATTTAGTTAACATCATGGTTCATAAACTACTATTCATTTTTTGTTAGCATCATGCTTCACAAGCTACTGGAGATTAGCTCAACACATCACAGTCCGGACCATGTACCACCACCGGACCAAGCACGTCGCAACCTATTTCTTCAGAAAATCAACAAACTAAACTTCAGAAAATCAAAAAACTAAACTTCGCAGGGCCCTGCAAAAGATACACGGTTATAATCAGTCTGGCACCATACATATGCAGGAGATTTACAGAATAAAATGATTTTCTTGTAGCTATAAAAAACAGTGGTAGTACCtgggatagatttgaagaaggtctCGCCGACGTCTTGTGGGAATTTGTGCAGGTAGGATGCCTGGCCCATGTAGCATAGCACCACAGATGGGAAGGTGATGAAGCTGAAGCTCAGCTGCAAGAGCCCAGACAATGAAGAAACATTCAGTCCATGCATATGGAACTGCTCTGAATTAATGTATTACAGGTCAATAGTACAAATAATGGAGTGAAAAACTGGTAGCTAGTGGCGAACCTGAATGGCCTTGATGTTGAAATGGCCAAGGTCAGCAAACATGGCCTCCGTGCCTGCAGGAGTACGTACGTTGCGCAAGGAAACGATCagtataaagaaaga from Triticum dicoccoides isolate Atlit2015 ecotype Zavitan chromosome 6A, WEW_v2.0, whole genome shotgun sequence encodes:
- the LOC119319097 gene encoding potassium transporter 20-like translates to MFADLGHFNIKAIQLSFSFITFPSVVLCYMGQASYLHKFPQDVGETFFKSIPAQCIAAGAGFRARACFRDSFLVDTSGGAHDTGAVVHDQ